A stretch of DNA from Angustibacter sp. Root456:
GCCGACGCGCCCCGCCGCCTGCGAGATGAGGTCGGCGTCCTTCAACGCGCCATCCAGCCCGAAGGACGGCGTGAAGTCGCCCGCGAGCATCGCCTTGCCCTTGAGCTGCACGTACGGCGCGTCCATCGCCCCACCCGCCACGGCTTCGAGGAACAGCTCCGGCTGGAGTCCCAGCGCCTGGGCGACCGCCAGCGACTGCGCGATGCCCGCCACGAGGCTGATGACGAAGGCGTTGGCAGCCAGCTTCAGCCGCGAGCCCGCACCGGCCTCCCCCACCCACATCGTGCGCTGGCCGATGGCGTCGAGCACGGGGGCCACGACCTCGCGGGCGTCCTGAGGACCGGAGGCGAGCACCACCAGCGCGCCCTTCTCCGCCGGCTCCTTCGTGCCGAGCACCGGCGCGTCGACGTGGACCAGCCCCAGCTGCTCGGCCAGCGCGTCGATCCGCTCGCACCCCTCGACGCCGACGGTGGTGCACTGCAGCAGCACAGCCCCTGGGCGCACGGCGCCCTTGAGGTCAGCCAGCACGTGAGCCACGGTGTCGGCGTCCCACAGCATGGTGACGACGACGTCGGCGTCCTTGACCGCCTCGGCTGCGGTGTGACACACGACGGCGCCGTCGTCGGCGAGGGGCTGGGCGCGCTCGGCGTTGCGGTTCCACACGCGCAGCGGCAGGCCCGCTCGAGCGATGTTGCGCGCCATGCCCGCACCCATGGTGCCGGTGCCGAGCAGCGCGACGGTGGTCACAGCAGACCCTTGCTGAACGCGGCCTGGCCGAGGTGCTCGAGGTCGTCGTCGACGACGCTGACCAACCGCACCCCCAAGGTGACCGGAGGGTCCCACCGGGTGTCGACGACGCGGTCGAGGTCGGTGTCACTCAGCCCGGACACGAACGCGACGGTGCGCTCGTGCACGGCGTCGAGGTACCCAGTGAGCAGGTCGGGGTCATCCACCCGGACGGCCGAGACCTGCTCGTCGGTGTGGCCGAACCCGGTGTCGACCGGGTCGAACGGCAGGCCGAACCGCTCGGCCCAGCCCTCGCCCACCCAGACCTGCTCGGTGCCCGCCACGTCGCTGACGTGGTCGTCCTGCACCCGCGCCAGGTGCCAGACGAGCCAGGCGATGGAGTTCGCCCGCCCGTCGACGCGTGCGGACAGCTGGTCGGCAGACAAGCCTGCGACGACGTCGCGGGCGCGTTCGGGGATGCGCCCGAACGCCTCGAGCAGAAGGTCGCTGGTATCCATGGGCTCACCGTGCCACCTCCCACCGGCGGTCACCACCGCGCGCTCTCGTCGCCTGGCTCCTAGCGTGGAGCCATGCGGATCGCGATAGCAGGTGCCCACGGTCAGATCGGCCTTCGCCTCGGACGGCTGCTGGCCGCGCGGGGCGAGGAGGTGGTGGGCATCGTGCGCAACCCCGACCACTCGGCCGACCTCGAGGCAGCGGGCATCGAAGCGGCCGTCGTCGACCTCGAGAGCTCCTCCGCCGACGAGGTGGGAAGCGCGATCGACGGTTGCGACGCCGTCGTCTTCGCCGCGGGCGCGGGGCCGGCCAGCGGGATCGACCGCAAGGACACGGTCGACCGTGCGGCGGCGATCCTGTTGGCCGACGCGGCCGAGCGGGCCGGGGTCGGCAGGTACGTGCTCGTGTCGTCGATGGGCGTCGACAGCGTGCGCGACGGCGCGACGCCCGACGGGGTCGACGAGGTGATGGTCGCGTACCTGCGCGCCAAGCTCGCCGCGGAGGACGACGTGCGGGGACGAGAGCTGCGCTGGACGATCCTGCGCCCGGGG
This window harbors:
- a CDS encoding NAD(P)-dependent oxidoreductase, with protein sequence MTTVALLGTGTMGAGMARNIARAGLPLRVWNRNAERAQPLADDGAVVCHTAAEAVKDADVVVTMLWDADTVAHVLADLKGAVRPGAVLLQCTTVGVEGCERIDALAEQLGLVHVDAPVLGTKEPAEKGALVVLASGPQDAREVVAPVLDAIGQRTMWVGEAGAGSRLKLAANAFVISLVAGIAQSLAVAQALGLQPELFLEAVAGGAMDAPYVQLKGKAMLAGDFTPSFGLDGALKDADLISQAAGRVGVPTELVDVLRDELRSVSGAGHGGDDLSALYLAFSPRDVER
- a CDS encoding SDR family oxidoreductase, which codes for MRIAIAGAHGQIGLRLGRLLAARGEEVVGIVRNPDHSADLEAAGIEAAVVDLESSSADEVGSAIDGCDAVVFAAGAGPASGIDRKDTVDRAAAILLADAAERAGVGRYVLVSSMGVDSVRDGATPDGVDEVMVAYLRAKLAAEDDVRGRELRWTILRPGRLTDDDGTGQVQMAEHVDRGDIPRDDVASVVAALLDDPSSAGHVLEVVSGGTPVGEAVTQAVRG
- a CDS encoding DinB family protein, yielding MDTSDLLLEAFGRIPERARDVVAGLSADQLSARVDGRANSIAWLVWHLARVQDDHVSDVAGTEQVWVGEGWAERFGLPFDPVDTGFGHTDEQVSAVRVDDPDLLTGYLDAVHERTVAFVSGLSDTDLDRVVDTRWDPPVTLGVRLVSVVDDDLEHLGQAAFSKGLL